The following proteins are co-located in the Leptospira weilii genome:
- a CDS encoding alpha/beta fold hydrolase, with protein MFRKTFSFQGLNLSYIDTGSNSNSKRTIVLCHANGYSAFTYKFYIEALSKTHRVIALDFAGHGESDSTLDFKNWYFFRDQILALIETENLQKIIGIGHSLGGASLLLASYHSPEKFDKVIAHDPVVLDFLKVTYSRLFHNPLAKVAIKRRREFKNIETVSKLYRRTPSFFKMDSEIFDDYIRSCFRIGENGKALLRCLPEVEAKIFDSVSYRSLFQFGKIKTETHLTIPDPHEVCSPKSARKISSGNKKSTLEIWPGTSHFFPFEEKQKTLERILRVL; from the coding sequence ATGTTCAGAAAAACGTTTTCCTTCCAAGGACTCAATCTTTCTTATATCGACACAGGTTCGAATTCCAATTCAAAACGGACGATCGTTCTCTGTCATGCAAACGGATACAGCGCTTTTACGTATAAATTTTACATTGAGGCTCTTTCTAAAACGCACCGAGTCATCGCTCTCGATTTTGCGGGTCACGGGGAATCCGATTCCACTCTCGATTTTAAAAACTGGTATTTTTTTAGAGATCAAATCCTTGCCTTGATAGAAACGGAAAATCTACAGAAAATCATCGGCATCGGTCATTCCCTGGGAGGCGCAAGTCTTTTACTCGCTTCGTATCACTCTCCCGAAAAGTTCGATAAGGTGATCGCACACGATCCGGTCGTATTAGATTTTTTGAAAGTAACTTATTCCCGACTTTTTCACAACCCTCTTGCCAAAGTTGCCATCAAAAGAAGAAGGGAATTTAAAAATATAGAAACCGTTTCCAAACTCTACAGAAGAACCCCTTCTTTTTTCAAGATGGATTCTGAAATTTTCGACGATTATATCCGAAGTTGTTTTCGAATCGGAGAAAACGGAAAAGCTCTTTTACGTTGTCTTCCCGAAGTGGAAGCGAAAATTTTCGACTCGGTGAGTTATCGAAGTTTGTTTCAATTTGGAAAAATCAAGACGGAAACACATCTTACAATTCCCGATCCGCACGAAGTTTGTTCCCCAAAAAGCGCGAGAAAAATCAGTTCGGGAAATAAAAAATCAACCTTAGAGATTTGGCCGGGAACCTCTCATTTTTTTCCCTTTGAAGAAAAACAAAAAACCTTAGAGAGAATTCTACGAGTTCTATGA
- a CDS encoding cytochrome c-type biogenesis protein CcmH, with translation MKKEFYKILILLTFLFAYVPGSSLFADSTFTNLTEPDQIRIFHEVTSKIRCICIPSITIKSCSFNNCTVSAKLKLFIENRIQKGESAEVIVNKMIHGFGEEALNDPVIQKFVESGNTGMANSVVFGFGENILAAPDSTWINFSLALAGLLGILCIYLYVKRKDPNISKQTAPDKTVEQNEDSFRKYLFEIQEKQK, from the coding sequence ATGAAAAAAGAATTTTACAAAATTCTAATTCTCTTAACGTTTTTATTCGCTTACGTTCCTGGTTCGTCTTTGTTTGCCGATTCCACGTTCACGAACCTGACGGAACCGGATCAGATCCGTATTTTCCACGAGGTTACGTCCAAAATCAGATGTATCTGTATTCCCTCGATCACGATCAAAAGCTGTTCCTTTAACAATTGCACAGTTTCCGCAAAACTAAAACTTTTCATAGAAAACCGGATTCAAAAAGGAGAAAGTGCGGAAGTCATCGTGAACAAAATGATTCACGGTTTTGGAGAGGAGGCTCTAAACGATCCCGTGATCCAAAAGTTCGTGGAATCGGGTAACACTGGAATGGCGAACTCGGTCGTTTTCGGATTCGGAGAAAATATTTTGGCAGCCCCCGATTCTACGTGGATCAATTTCAGCCTTGCGCTCGCGGGCCTTTTGGGGATTTTATGTATCTATCTTTACGTTAAACGTAAAGATCCGAACATTTCTAAACAGACAGCTCCCGATAAGACCGTCGAACAAAACGAAGATTCTTTCCGTAAATATCTTTTCGAAATACAGGAAAAGCAGAAATAA
- a CDS encoding thioesterase family protein, with translation MIANEIQLVTRISDLDTQRHVTSRTYENFCLEGRFRILEENGFSLREILSQGVVIHPLESQIRFLAQQMERTNLRTETKAFPLGDGKIFWDQKVLSDAGIPAAEIKTLTFSEKGGRSIDLLPLEKTEMNGFDQFPQIPDFRGTCKTVDTEMITLYSERNIFGEYNPAYLWRIIEDSRWFFSTETGLTLNRFVEMDTTMFFMGGVFKFFHPVPAGRRIKVSTWIHSFEKIRSYMRHEVTDAESGLRYFAVQDEQLVVSLTKARPKKAPEEFQRLVGEYVENFEYSKK, from the coding sequence ATGATCGCGAATGAAATTCAACTCGTGACTCGGATATCCGATCTCGACACTCAAAGGCATGTGACTAGCAGGACTTATGAGAATTTCTGTCTGGAAGGCAGATTTCGAATCTTGGAAGAAAACGGATTTTCTCTAAGGGAAATTCTATCTCAGGGAGTTGTGATTCATCCTTTGGAATCTCAGATTCGATTTCTCGCTCAGCAAATGGAAAGAACTAATCTAAGAACGGAAACCAAAGCATTCCCATTGGGAGACGGTAAGATTTTTTGGGATCAAAAAGTTTTATCGGATGCGGGAATTCCGGCGGCGGAAATTAAAACGCTCACGTTTTCGGAAAAAGGCGGAAGATCGATTGACCTACTTCCTTTGGAAAAAACGGAGATGAACGGATTCGATCAATTTCCGCAGATCCCCGATTTTAGAGGAACTTGTAAAACTGTGGATACCGAAATGATTACTCTCTATAGCGAGAGAAATATATTCGGAGAATATAATCCGGCTTACCTCTGGAGAATTATTGAGGATTCCAGATGGTTTTTTTCCACCGAGACTGGACTGACACTGAATCGTTTTGTGGAGATGGACACCACGATGTTTTTTATGGGCGGTGTTTTTAAGTTTTTTCATCCCGTTCCTGCGGGGCGGAGGATCAAAGTCAGTACGTGGATTCATTCTTTTGAAAAAATCCGGAGCTACATGAGACACGAAGTTACGGATGCGGAAAGCGGTCTGAGATACTTTGCGGTGCAGGACGAGCAGTTGGTGGTTTCTCTTACCAAAGCCCGTCCCAAAAAGGCGCCGGAAGAGTTTCAAAGACTTGTGGGCGAATATGTGGAGAATTTTGAATATTCTAAAAAGTGA
- a CDS encoding TonB-dependent receptor has translation MKEQVYLHFIIFIFLIFISPISVFALDVALTGVVKDKNGKPISNARVLIQESRKNAVTDEKGEFVLDHVPPGKYILTASARGYQSETLSVTIGEKDQKAQFILLESSLDGFAINVTAKSTISDFLTSPQPITVLSGRQLDRQRGETAMSAINNTPGVSNLTTGAGTSKPIIRGLTGQRVLVMTDGIRQEEQQFGDDHTTELDSFNIQKVEIIRGPGSLLYGSDALAGVVNVIRDKAPRSGEGVPKMAGIFNSNSYSNNKQDAGNFAIYGNMDGFGYRASANTRKAGRITTPNGTMPNTGMIEKNQNASVGLDGKWGNFYLDSFRREQTQDLLDNPNENPGSTVYQKLLHEKSHFHSFLIFPAGNLELDFSYQRNNRREIESKNKLFPIKDVLRDENVDILDKSFRFYQATYKAKYQGLNLFLDTVTADAKFHHKPIFNLLQGTLGVSGLEQKNRTIGTEPLIPSYGIVNIAGYFLEELKLGSLILSAGIRGDKRSADIKNNTILGVTEQTKNYYATTNSTGLVWRIDKSFSAILNYGRGFRAPTPFELFSNGVHEGTGKFEIGKNTLKPEYSNNLDFSFRYASSRIQMEISVFQNHIQNFIYAASIAEIDPDSGLPKYRYKQGNAVLKGGEFSIQAELSSKLVFSGGIDIVYARNQNDTNPLPRTTPNRARAGLRWTENSILGLKDFYFSVNGRFYDSQYRVDPKETPTKGYNLTDIGLGFELPYLGDGTSQPSVDLSVQNVFNVSYVDHLSRYKDYALNPGVNAILKISFPFTVVP, from the coding sequence TTGAAAGAGCAAGTATATTTGCATTTTATAATATTCATATTTTTAATTTTTATTTCTCCGATTTCCGTTTTCGCCTTAGACGTTGCACTAACCGGCGTCGTCAAAGACAAAAACGGAAAACCGATTTCGAACGCGAGAGTCCTTATCCAAGAATCCAGAAAAAACGCAGTTACGGACGAAAAAGGCGAGTTCGTTTTAGACCACGTCCCTCCGGGAAAATACATTCTGACCGCGAGCGCAAGAGGTTATCAATCCGAAACTCTTTCGGTTACGATCGGAGAAAAAGACCAAAAAGCCCAATTCATTCTCCTCGAAAGTTCTCTGGACGGCTTTGCAATCAATGTCACTGCAAAATCCACAATTTCGGACTTTCTAACCTCTCCGCAACCGATTACGGTTTTGTCGGGGAGACAGCTCGATCGCCAAAGAGGAGAAACGGCGATGTCGGCGATCAACAATACTCCCGGAGTTTCCAACTTAACCACGGGTGCCGGAACTTCAAAACCGATCATCCGAGGTTTGACAGGGCAAAGAGTCCTCGTAATGACCGACGGAATCCGCCAGGAAGAACAACAATTCGGAGACGATCACACAACTGAATTAGATTCTTTTAATATTCAAAAAGTTGAAATAATTAGAGGTCCGGGAAGTTTACTCTACGGTTCGGACGCTCTCGCGGGAGTAGTCAACGTGATCCGAGACAAAGCTCCCCGCTCGGGAGAAGGCGTTCCCAAAATGGCAGGAATTTTCAATTCCAACAGCTATTCGAACAACAAGCAAGACGCGGGAAATTTTGCGATATACGGCAACATGGACGGGTTCGGTTACCGAGCCAGTGCAAATACTAGGAAAGCGGGAAGAATTACGACTCCGAACGGAACGATGCCCAACACAGGCATGATTGAAAAAAATCAAAATGCATCGGTCGGCTTAGACGGAAAATGGGGAAATTTTTATCTGGATTCTTTTCGAAGAGAACAAACCCAGGATCTATTGGACAATCCGAACGAAAACCCGGGTTCAACGGTTTATCAAAAACTTCTTCACGAAAAATCTCATTTTCATTCTTTCCTTATTTTTCCCGCCGGAAATTTGGAACTCGATTTTTCCTATCAGAGGAACAATCGAAGGGAGATCGAATCCAAAAACAAACTCTTTCCCATCAAAGACGTTCTTCGGGACGAGAACGTAGACATCCTCGACAAATCATTTCGGTTCTATCAAGCTACTTACAAAGCGAAATACCAAGGCCTGAATCTTTTTTTAGATACTGTGACAGCGGACGCGAAGTTTCATCATAAACCTATATTCAATCTTTTGCAAGGAACCTTAGGCGTTTCCGGTTTGGAACAAAAAAACAGAACGATCGGAACCGAACCTTTGATTCCTTCCTATGGAATTGTAAACATAGCCGGTTATTTTTTGGAAGAGCTCAAACTCGGTTCCTTGATTCTGAGTGCGGGAATTCGAGGCGATAAAAGGTCCGCGGATATCAAAAACAACACGATCTTGGGTGTCACGGAACAAACCAAAAATTATTACGCGACAACGAACTCAACGGGTCTCGTTTGGAGAATCGATAAGTCTTTTTCCGCGATTTTAAACTATGGACGCGGATTTAGGGCGCCCACCCCGTTCGAACTTTTTTCCAACGGAGTTCATGAAGGTACAGGAAAATTCGAAATAGGAAAAAACACTCTTAAACCCGAATATTCGAATAACCTGGACTTTTCCTTCAGGTATGCTTCCTCTAGGATTCAAATGGAGATCAGCGTATTTCAAAATCACATTCAAAATTTCATATATGCCGCAAGCATTGCGGAAATCGATCCAGACTCCGGTCTGCCTAAATACAGATACAAACAGGGAAACGCCGTTTTAAAAGGAGGGGAATTTTCCATTCAAGCCGAACTTTCTAGCAAACTAGTTTTTTCCGGCGGAATCGATATTGTTTACGCAAGAAACCAAAACGATACCAACCCCCTTCCACGAACAACTCCAAATCGCGCGCGCGCGGGCCTTCGATGGACGGAAAATTCTATTCTCGGGCTAAAAGATTTCTATTTTTCCGTCAACGGAAGGTTTTACGATTCTCAATATAGAGTCGATCCCAAGGAAACTCCAACCAAAGGTTACAATCTTACGGACATTGGGCTCGGTTTCGAACTTCCCTATTTAGGAGATGGAACATCCCAGCCCTCAGTGGATCTGAGCGTCCAAAACGTATTCAATGTTTCTTATGTGGATCATCTCAGCAGATACAAGGACTATGCTCTCAATCCCGGTGTGAATGCGATTCTCAAAATCTCATTCCCGTTCACGGTCGTTCCGTAG
- a CDS encoding cytochrome c maturation protein CcmE, translating to MNTKFTVLAGIILLSLGSIAYFSSKETSYTLLDASELAASPAKYQDDLLRVRGFVKLGSVIREGKTARFVLEFNEKQIPVFFTGETLLPDAFKEGTRARVDGYIKDGVLVSDHVEAKCASKYEADYSEENK from the coding sequence ATGAACACCAAATTTACGGTCCTCGCGGGGATCATTCTTCTATCCCTCGGCTCCATCGCGTATTTCTCCTCCAAGGAAACATCCTATACTCTTCTCGACGCTTCGGAACTCGCGGCATCTCCGGCTAAATATCAAGACGATCTTTTAAGAGTCAGAGGTTTTGTGAAATTGGGTTCCGTGATTCGCGAAGGCAAGACCGCAAGATTCGTATTAGAATTCAACGAAAAACAAATCCCCGTTTTTTTTACGGGAGAAACTCTTCTTCCGGACGCTTTTAAAGAAGGCACTCGTGCGAGAGTAGACGGTTATATAAAAGACGGAGTGTTAGTCTCGGATCACGTTGAAGCGAAATGCGCCTCCAAATATGAAGCCGATTATTCGGAAGAAAACAAATAA
- a CDS encoding zinc ribbon domain-containing protein: MDLLLIPFYIILLGIVVSPFLYIRFAIHAKTSETESEKLELINRREIILENLRDIKIEFDTGKLTETEFQTISSGIVKDLEDFDEKISQNIPKQPRTQISTPSSTLPKYCHECGFKIEIYGAKFCPSCGTKLIV, translated from the coding sequence ATGGACCTTCTACTCATTCCATTTTATATCATTCTCCTCGGGATCGTAGTTTCTCCGTTTTTATACATTCGATTTGCAATTCACGCCAAGACTTCCGAAACGGAATCTGAAAAGTTGGAACTGATCAATCGAAGGGAAATAATCTTGGAAAACCTAAGGGACATCAAAATAGAATTCGATACGGGAAAACTTACCGAAACCGAATTTCAAACCATCTCCTCAGGAATTGTAAAGGATCTGGAAGATTTCGACGAAAAAATCTCTCAAAATATTCCGAAACAACCTCGGACTCAAATTTCGACTCCGTCCTCCACTCTTCCAAAATATTGTCATGAATGCGGCTTTAAGATCGAAATTTATGGAGCGAAATTTTGTCCTTCGTGCGGAACCAAATTAATCGTATAA
- a CDS encoding DMT family transporter, with amino-acid sequence MQIQVLIVFTVALAFNALANILIKASSLNDVSEKMEGLRAIPQVVFNPIFIGGLVSFGLALLGYRFVLGKGLKLSLAYPVFTSAGFIIVLIASSIVFKERLTWPQWAGIVLILAGVWLCAANMFETKS; translated from the coding sequence ATGCAGATACAAGTTCTTATCGTTTTTACCGTCGCTCTTGCGTTTAACGCGCTTGCCAATATTCTGATTAAGGCTAGTTCTCTAAACGACGTTTCCGAAAAAATGGAGGGATTGCGAGCAATTCCGCAAGTCGTCTTCAATCCGATTTTTATCGGAGGATTGGTTTCTTTCGGTTTAGCGCTTTTGGGATATCGTTTCGTTTTAGGAAAAGGATTAAAACTTTCTCTCGCATATCCTGTTTTTACGAGTGCGGGTTTTATTATCGTATTGATCGCGTCTTCCATCGTGTTTAAAGAAAGATTAACCTGGCCTCAGTGGGCGGGAATCGTTCTCATTCTTGCGGGTGTTTGGCTTTGTGCCGCCAATATGTTCGAAACAAAATCTTAA
- a CDS encoding thiolase family protein, with translation MKLAKPLALCTPRRTPFAQIAKALGPYPGHHLGKIVAEDILAKSKLKPSQIDGVVVGEGFSNAPNSARVIANLVGMRDEIACITVANNCVSGMEAVAEAARRIILGEGEVFLAIGEESQTSMPFIVKNARLNKKAGSLDKLKKLLPDNLPEGVELRDTLEDGLGDGETSYGMQVTAEIVAQNYALSREVQDKVAFESFKRALEASKAGRYAPYIIPMKDDEGNELAIDEAVGLREGLVENPTRMGRAMLMFDNPGMKFEEFKTKYAKDLKKSHGPTVSIFNASPRSDGAAGVIVTTVEKAKELGLTIEAVMSGWHMKGVHPNNMGIGQAEATKALLADVGLKIQDIDYVEIHEAFAATAVGALEQIKMDTGWDWEKSFDAKKINPNGGSIAIGHPFGATGIRLIANAIMDLKEDSSANKVVITACAHGGIAGSMLIERFKG, from the coding sequence ATGAAATTAGCAAAACCTTTGGCTCTTTGTACGCCAAGAAGAACTCCTTTTGCTCAGATCGCGAAAGCTCTGGGACCATACCCTGGACATCATCTGGGGAAAATAGTCGCGGAAGACATTCTCGCTAAAAGCAAACTGAAGCCGTCTCAAATCGACGGAGTCGTGGTCGGAGAGGGATTTAGTAATGCGCCTAATTCTGCAAGAGTGATCGCTAACTTGGTCGGAATGAGAGACGAAATCGCTTGTATCACGGTTGCGAATAACTGTGTTTCCGGTATGGAAGCGGTTGCGGAAGCGGCTCGCAGAATCATACTCGGCGAAGGGGAAGTGTTCCTCGCAATCGGCGAGGAATCTCAAACTTCCATGCCTTTTATCGTTAAAAACGCTCGTTTGAATAAGAAAGCGGGATCTCTTGATAAACTCAAAAAACTTCTTCCGGATAATCTTCCTGAAGGCGTCGAGCTAAGGGATACTCTGGAAGACGGACTCGGAGACGGAGAAACCTCTTACGGAATGCAAGTAACCGCGGAAATTGTAGCACAAAACTATGCTCTCTCCCGTGAAGTTCAGGATAAAGTAGCCTTTGAATCTTTCAAAAGAGCATTAGAAGCTTCTAAAGCGGGCAGATACGCTCCTTACATTATTCCGATGAAAGACGACGAAGGAAACGAACTTGCCATCGACGAAGCGGTGGGCCTGCGCGAAGGTTTGGTGGAAAACCCGACTCGTATGGGACGTGCTATGCTTATGTTTGACAATCCCGGAATGAAATTCGAAGAGTTCAAAACAAAATACGCAAAGGATCTTAAAAAATCCCATGGCCCGACGGTTTCCATCTTTAACGCAAGTCCTCGTTCCGACGGCGCCGCGGGTGTAATCGTTACAACCGTTGAAAAAGCGAAAGAACTCGGACTGACAATCGAAGCCGTTATGTCCGGATGGCACATGAAAGGCGTTCATCCGAACAATATGGGAATCGGACAAGCAGAGGCTACCAAAGCGTTGTTAGCCGATGTGGGTCTTAAAATTCAAGACATCGATTACGTAGAGATCCACGAGGCATTTGCCGCAACCGCCGTGGGAGCTCTCGAACAAATCAAAATGGACACCGGTTGGGATTGGGAAAAATCTTTCGACGCTAAAAAGATCAATCCGAATGGCGGTTCTATCGCTATTGGTCACCCGTTTGGTGCGACCGGAATCCGTTTGATTGCAAATGCGATCATGGACCTAAAGGAGGATTCTTCTGCCAACAAGGTCGTGATTACAGCCTGTGCTCACGGCGGTATTGCAGGGTCTATGTTGATCGAAAGATTTAAAGGTTGA
- a CDS encoding LIC10965 family protein encodes MVRNFLKSGFLALLLVLFVGTEFHTHAEKETRTFSQSSYSAYQNSKQAPACPVCQFQRDTHSIWNPDFLTQNSFSIFQKEKLAPSKVLIPLSNFVQIRLGRAPPLSTSIS; translated from the coding sequence ATGGTTCGCAATTTTCTCAAATCCGGATTTCTTGCGCTTCTCCTCGTTCTTTTTGTGGGAACGGAGTTTCATACCCACGCAGAAAAAGAGACTCGAACCTTTTCTCAATCATCTTACTCCGCATATCAGAATTCCAAACAGGCTCCCGCTTGTCCGGTCTGTCAGTTCCAAAGAGACACACATTCTATCTGGAATCCGGATTTCCTGACTCAGAATTCTTTTTCGATCTTTCAAAAAGAAAAATTAGCCCCTTCCAAAGTTCTTATTCCTCTTTCTAATTTCGTTCAAATCCGGCTCGGTCGTGCGCCTCCTCTTTCAACCTCCATCTCTTAA
- a CDS encoding YdcF family protein has product MSTILFSISKLATLILFPLPLVLLLLLFAGAKLKKWKEKFSVWVPVLILWLLSTSNVSQKLIQSLEIYYPPLPLEQVPQADVILVLGGMVSTLSIHDEPVDLSNSAERLTETVRLYRAKKAPKILFSGGSGNLLYQTVPESEPAGRFLRQMGIPDSSLILESKSRNTLENKNFAMELLKEHGWTSVILVTSSFHMKRSVEIFQEKGITIIPFPTDFRTQKSVLTLDNFFPSTGCLENSTISIKEWIGILVHKIRNS; this is encoded by the coding sequence ATGTCCACGATTTTATTTTCGATTTCAAAACTTGCGACTCTTATCTTATTTCCTTTGCCTTTGGTTCTTCTCTTACTTTTATTTGCTGGCGCAAAACTCAAAAAATGGAAAGAAAAATTTTCCGTTTGGGTGCCGGTTTTAATCCTTTGGCTTTTATCCACGAGTAACGTTTCTCAAAAATTGATTCAATCTTTGGAAATCTATTACCCGCCGCTCCCTCTCGAACAAGTTCCCCAGGCGGACGTCATACTCGTATTAGGTGGAATGGTTTCGACCTTGAGCATTCACGACGAACCGGTCGATCTCTCCAACAGCGCGGAAAGACTTACGGAAACGGTAAGACTTTATAGGGCCAAGAAGGCGCCTAAAATTTTATTCTCCGGAGGTTCCGGAAATCTTTTGTATCAGACGGTTCCGGAATCCGAACCCGCGGGAAGGTTCTTAAGACAGATGGGCATACCCGATTCCTCCCTGATTTTAGAATCCAAAAGCAGAAACACTCTAGAAAATAAAAACTTCGCAATGGAGCTACTCAAGGAACACGGTTGGACTTCGGTGATCTTAGTGACTTCTTCTTTTCATATGAAGAGGTCCGTCGAGATTTTTCAAGAAAAAGGAATCACGATCATTCCATTTCCCACCGATTTCCGCACTCAAAAGTCAGTCTTAACCTTGGATAATTTTTTTCCTTCCACGGGATGTCTCGAAAATTCCACGATCTCGATCAAAGAATGGATCGGGATTCTCGTCCATAAGATCCGAAACTCATGA
- a CDS encoding heme lyase CcmF/NrfE family subunit, producing MNDFGALCIITSFAILIFSIVQTSYGIWKQDKQAIELGRYTLMANTAVILLAFTVLLVQLFRTDLSNYYVVMHSNEHLPLFYRLTGIWSGSSGSLLFWNLLLSVFTFVVLWQTRALVQDRIPIMNLTLAVISAFFSYLAVFYPDAQPFREFQPAAVAGRGLNPLLQHWAMVIHPPILYVGYVSFAIPFAIAVSALLTGHLSENWFRFVRRWTIFSWFFLGTGILLGSKWAYEELGWGGYWAWDPVENASLMPWLLSTAFLHSMIIQERRGMLKFWNMLLIIFAFHFCLLGTWITRSGVLEGPHSFSKSTIGTPFIIYIGISFLFFLGFLIYRRNSLKPERNLEAMTSKEGSFLFNNFLLVIATLAILLGVFSPLLYGREFKAPWFNSWGVPAGILLMLLMGSAPLLAWRKGADKIFFSTLFKPLLVGFAGAGAYILFYKQNFTISDYSLGDVLGEVYSVIAVGLGIFTIAGILQEYHKGILARKVSYPGENYFFAGCRMLLKNKRRYGGYLVHLAMVILFIGFAGNAFKQNTSIKFFYFLNAPEKNEIVYSSQDTGVLGNYQISADTLKIKPLVNGDAKNGLNIQNVIVSHEATFQVKRHLKEFSTMITERRFYPQISHLSGEFETHIPTSEPSITSTPKEDLYIQLGAVEHSDLSDENPDLPLLFMNYLFTSENQPVRKLENFNRFPRQIVANLEVWINPLVKFIWAGSLLFFFSGLLILLPIGESRS from the coding sequence ATGAATGATTTCGGCGCACTTTGTATCATCACCTCCTTTGCGATTCTTATTTTTTCGATCGTCCAGACTTCTTACGGCATTTGGAAACAAGACAAACAAGCAATCGAATTAGGAAGATACACCCTGATGGCAAACACAGCGGTTATTCTTCTCGCTTTTACCGTTCTGCTCGTTCAGCTTTTCAGAACCGATCTCTCAAACTATTACGTGGTGATGCATTCGAACGAACACCTTCCCTTATTTTACAGACTTACCGGAATTTGGTCCGGATCTTCGGGCTCTCTTCTCTTTTGGAATCTTTTACTTTCCGTTTTTACGTTCGTCGTGCTTTGGCAAACGAGAGCACTCGTTCAGGACCGAATCCCAATCATGAATCTCACGTTAGCCGTCATTTCAGCTTTTTTTTCCTATCTCGCGGTATTTTATCCGGACGCACAACCATTTCGAGAATTTCAACCGGCCGCCGTCGCGGGAAGAGGCCTGAATCCGCTTCTGCAGCACTGGGCGATGGTAATCCACCCTCCGATTTTATACGTGGGTTATGTGAGTTTTGCGATTCCGTTCGCGATCGCCGTCTCCGCCCTGCTTACGGGACATCTTTCCGAAAATTGGTTTCGGTTTGTAAGAAGGTGGACGATCTTCTCTTGGTTCTTTTTGGGAACCGGAATTCTTCTCGGTTCCAAATGGGCTTACGAAGAATTGGGCTGGGGAGGTTATTGGGCTTGGGATCCGGTGGAAAACGCGTCTCTGATGCCTTGGCTTTTATCGACCGCATTTCTTCATTCCATGATCATTCAGGAAAGAAGAGGAATGTTAAAGTTTTGGAATATGCTTTTGATCATTTTCGCTTTCCATTTCTGCTTATTGGGAACTTGGATCACTCGAAGCGGCGTTCTCGAAGGACCTCATAGTTTTTCAAAGTCCACGATCGGAACCCCGTTTATCATTTACATCGGAATCAGCTTCTTATTTTTTTTAGGGTTTTTGATTTATAGAAGAAATTCTCTCAAACCAGAACGCAATCTCGAAGCGATGACTTCCAAAGAAGGAAGTTTTCTTTTTAACAACTTTCTCCTCGTAATCGCAACTCTTGCGATTCTCCTCGGAGTTTTTTCACCTCTTCTTTACGGAAGAGAATTCAAAGCCCCCTGGTTCAATTCCTGGGGAGTTCCCGCGGGAATTCTTTTAATGCTTTTGATGGGTTCGGCTCCTCTTCTGGCTTGGAGGAAGGGGGCGGATAAGATTTTCTTTTCCACCCTTTTCAAACCGTTGTTAGTCGGATTTGCTGGAGCGGGCGCTTATATTCTTTTTTATAAGCAGAATTTTACGATCAGCGATTACAGTCTTGGGGACGTTTTAGGCGAAGTGTATTCCGTGATCGCGGTCGGTCTCGGAATTTTTACGATCGCCGGAATTCTCCAAGAATATCACAAAGGTATCCTCGCGAGAAAAGTTTCGTATCCCGGAGAAAATTATTTCTTTGCCGGTTGTAGAATGCTTTTGAAAAACAAAAGAAGATACGGCGGCTATCTTGTTCATTTGGCAATGGTGATTCTTTTTATAGGATTTGCCGGGAATGCGTTCAAACAAAACACTTCCATTAAGTTTTTCTACTTTTTAAACGCTCCCGAAAAGAACGAAATCGTCTATTCCAGCCAGGATACTGGTGTTTTAGGAAACTATCAGATCTCCGCGGACACACTCAAAATCAAACCACTCGTAAACGGAGACGCGAAAAACGGACTGAACATACAGAACGTAATCGTTTCTCACGAGGCGACTTTTCAAGTTAAACGTCATCTGAAAGAATTCTCCACGATGATAACCGAAAGAAGATTTTATCCTCAGATCTCTCACTTAAGCGGAGAATTTGAAACTCATATTCCGACAAGCGAGCCCTCGATCACTTCCACTCCGAAAGAGGATTTATACATTCAGTTGGGTGCCGTGGAACACTCCGATCTTTCGGATGAAAATCCAGATCTCCCTCTTCTTTTTATGAACTATCTTTTTACGAGCGAAAATCAACCCGTTCGCAAATTGGAAAATTTTAATCGATTTCCGAGACAGATCGTCGCCAATCTCGAAGTCTGGATAAACCCCCTCGTGAAATTCATCTGGGCGGGTTCATTGCTCTTTTTCTTTTCGGGGCTTTTGATTCTTCTTCCGATCGGAGAATCCAGATCATGA